In Myxococcus xanthus, the genomic window GCTGGAGCTGGCACCCTCGGCGCTGGAGCGCTCGTGGGCCTCCCTGCGCGAGGTGGGCAATCTCTCCTCCGCGTCGGTGCTCTTCGTGCTCGGAGAGACGCTGGAGTCCGTTCGCGCGCAGCCGGGGGAGTGGGGCGTGATGATGGCCATGGGGCCGGGCTTCGGCGCGGAGATGGTGTTGCTGCGATGGTGACCTCCACGCATGCCCTCTTCCTGGGCTTCATGGCCGCGCTCGTCGTGGAGCGGCTGGTGGAGCTGGTTCTCTCCAAGCGCAACGCCGCCCGGGCCTTCGCGCGCGGCGGGGTGGAGACGGGGCAGCGGCACTACCGCTTCATGGTCGTGTTCCACACGCTGTTCCTGGTGGCGTGCGTGGCGGAGGTGTTCCTGCTGCGGCGCGGCTTCCCGGGGGCGTGGGGCTGGGCGGCGCTGGCGGGCGCGGTGCTGGCGCAGGGGCTGCGGTACTGGGCCATCGCCACGTTGGGCGACCGGTGGAACTCGCGCATCATCGTGGTGCCGGGGCTGGCGCCGGTGACGGGCGGGCCCTATCGCTTCCTGCGCCACCCCAACTATGTCGCGGTGGTGTTGGAACTGGCGTGCGTGCCGCTCATCCACGGTGCATGGTGGACGGCGCTGGTCTTCTCAGTGGGCAATGCGGCGCTGCTCTACGTGCGAATCCGCGCGGAGGAGGCGGCGCTGGGCGAGGTGTACGCGCAGGCGTTCTCCCATCGCCCTCGTTTCATTCCGGAGGTGCCACGTGGCTGAACGCGAACTGGAGGTCATGACGGAGATTCATCGCATCGTCACCGAGGAGCTGGAGTGGAAGGGCGCGGTGGAGCCCTCGCAGGACCTGGTGCGGGACCTCCAGTTGGACAGCCTGGGCCTCACGGTGCTGGCGGTGGGGCTGGAGAACCGCTTCCGCATCCGCCTGTCCGAAGAGGACGCGCAGGGCGTGCGCACGGTGGGAGACCTGGCGAAGCTGGTGGCGCAGCGGGTCGCGGCTCCGGTGGAACCCAGGCCGGAGGAGGCCCTGCCGTGAAGGGCGCTGGTTCGCGACTGGTGGGCCCGGCGTTGCCTCCGCCCAGGCATCTGACGGTGAACGCGGCGCTCGCGGACACCGGGCGCACGTCGCCGCTGGGGCTCACCTTCGTGGACGCGGCCGAGCGCGAGGTGTCCATGCCCTGGGCGGACGTGTACCGCCGGGCGAAGCGCACCGCCGCGGGGCTGGCCCGGCTGGGCGTGAGCGAGGGTGACCGGGTGGCGTTGCTGCTGCCCACGTCGCCGGCCTTCATGGATGCCTTCTTCGGCACGTTGCTCGCGGGCGCGGTGCCGGTGCCGCTGTACCCGCCGGTGCGGCTGGGGCGACTGGACGAGTACCACCGCGCGACCTCGCGGATGCTCCACGTGACGGGCTCGGTGATGGTCTTGACGGACGTTCGCGTGCGCCTGCTGCTGGGGCCCAGCGTGGAGCGCGCGCGTCCCCGGCTGGGGTGCCACACGGTGGACGAGGTGTCCCGGGGGGATGACGTGCTGGAGGTCCCGGTGAGGCCGGACGCACTGGGGCTCATCCAGTTCTCGTCCGGTTCCACGGTGGATCCGAAGCCGGTGACGCTGACGCACGAAGCCCTGCTGGCGCAGGTCGCGGCGCTGGAGATGGCGATGCCGCTGGGGGCGGGGGTGCCCCGGGTGGGCGTGAGCTGGCTGCCGCTGTACCACGACATGGGGCTCATCGGCTGTCTGCTGTCCGCGCTGTACTACCCGGGAAGCCTGGTGCTGATTCCCCCCGAGGCCTTCCTCGCACGGCCCGCGTTGTGGCTCCGCGCGCTGTCTCGCCACCGGGGCTACATCTCTCCCGCGCCGAACTTCGCCTATGGCCTGTGTTTGAAGCGGGTGAAGGACGCGGAGCTGGACGGGGTGGACCTGTCGTCGTGGCGGCACGCGCTCAACGGCGCGGAGCCGGTGTCCGTGGACACGCTGCGCCGCTTTTCGGTGCGTTTCGAGCGGTGGGGCTTCTCCGCGCGGGCGTTGCGGCCGGTGTACGGGCTGTCCGAGGCGTCGCTCGCCGTCACCTTCCCGCCGGAAGGGCGGGGGCCGCGCGCGCTGGGCGTGGACGCGGGGCTGCTGGCCCGGGAGGGCCGGGTGGCGGAGGGTTCGCGTGAGTTGGTGAGCGTGGGCATGCCCGTGGCGGGCTTCGAGGTGGAGGTGCGCGGCGAGACGGGCGAGGCGCTCGCGGAGCGGTGCGTGGGCCGGGTCTTCGCGCGGGGGCCGTCCCTGATGGCCGGCTACTTCGCGGATGCGCAGGCCACGGACCGGACGCTGACGCGGGACGGGTGGCTGGACACGGGCGACCTGGGCTTCATCGCGGAGGGCGAGCTGTTCCTCACGGGCCGGGCGAAGGACGTGGTCATCATCCGAGGCGCGAACCACGCGCCGCAGGCGTTCGAGGAGCCGCTGCAGAGCGTGGCGGGCGTGCGCGCGGGCTGCGCGGTGGCGCTGGGCTTCACGCCCGAAGGGGGCGAGGACGAGGCGCTGCTCATCCTCGCGGAGCGTTCGGGGCAGGAGGCGGATGACGTGGTCGAGGAGCGCATCCGCGCGGCGGTGGTGGAGACCACGGGCGTGCGGCCTCACACTGTGCGGATGCTCGTGCCAGGCACGTTGCCGCGCACGTCCAGCGGCAAGCTGCGCCGCGCCGAGGCGCTGCGCCGTTACCTGGCCGAGGAACTGGCGCCGCCGAAGAAGGTGGGCGCGGTGGGGTTGGCGGTGGAGATGGCTCGGAGCGCGCTGGCGATGGTCCGCGCGGAGAGCGACACGTGAGGCATCAGGCCGTGGGGCCGAGCACGGCGTCAGCGTGAGACATGCCATCATGGGGATGCGAGTCCCGGAGGAGTCCACGCCGTGAAGCGGTACGACGTCGCCGTGGTGGGCGGAGGACCCGCGGGGCTGGCGGTGGCCATCACCACCACGCTGCGTGGGCTGAACACCGTGGTGCTGGAGCGCGGCACCTCGCCGGTGGACAAAGCCTGTGGCGAAGGGCTGCTGCCTCCCGGCATGGCGGTGCTGGAGCGGTTGGGCGTCCTGCCTCTGCTGGATGACCAGGGCAGCCATCCCTTCGTGGGCATCCGCTACGTCCAGGAAGATGGCAGCACGGCGGAGGGCAAGTTCCCAGGCAAGGGCGCGCTGGGCGTGCGGCGCGTGGCGCTGGCCACGGCGCTGGTGTCGCGGGCGCGCACGGTGGGCGTGGAGTTGCGCGAGCGCACGCAGGTGCTGTCCCACCAGCGGGATGGCAATGGCGTGGTGCTGCATACGGCCGAAGGCCCGGTGGAGGCCGCGATGCTGGTGGCCGCGGACGGGCTGGCTTCACCGCTGCGCCGCGCGGAAGGTCTGGAGGTGGAGCCGACGGGGCCGCGCCGTTTCGGCCTGCGACGACACTTCCAGGTCGCGCCGTGGACGCCCTATGTGGAGATTCACTTCGCGCATGGCGTGGAGGCCTACGTGACGCCCACGGGCGTGCGGCGCGTGGGCCTGGCCTTCCTCTGGGAGGACGGCGTGGTGGAAGGGCGGGTGAGCTTCGAGACGCTGCTGGCCTGCTTCCCCAAACTGTCGGAGCGGCTCTCTGGCTCGGAGCCGGACTCCCAGCCCCGCGGCGCGGGACCGCTGGCCCGGGTGGCCCGAGCGCGCATCGCCGACCGCTTCGCGCTGGTGGGAGACGCGGCGGGCTACGTGGACGCCATCACCGGAGAGGGCCTGTCGTTGGCCTTCGTGTGTGCGGAGTCGCTGGGGAACCTGCTACCGGAGGCGCTCGTCCATGGCGCCACGCGCGAGGCGCTGATGCCTTACGAGCAGTGTTTCCAGCGGGTCTTCCGCAAGTACTCCCGGTCGACAGGCGCGCTGCTCATGCTGGCGCGACGGCCCTGGCTTCGCCGTCCCGTGGTGCGGCTGCTGGGGAAGACGCCCTGGCTGTTCGAGCGCATCCTGCACGCCGTCGTGACGTGAGCGGGGGACTGAGGGGCGCGGAGGCGTTGGCGTTCTCCTCCGCCCGACGCCGGTGCGTGACACCCGCTGTGCAGTGGCGTCCCCAGACGGGAGTTGCCGGTTGCCGGACGGGCGCAAACCCGGTCCACTGTCGCGCCGAGACATGGACGTCGAGCCCGGGCCGCGCGGGCGTCTTCCCAGTCCTGTCTGAATGGAGCACCGCACCCATGTCCCTGGACCGTTCTTCCCGGCCCATGACGAAACTCCTGTCGCTGGTGCTGCTGCTGTCAGCACCGTGGCTTGGGGGCTGCCTCTTCGCGGGCCCCCGCCACCAGGGCCCGGTGACGGAGCACTTCGACGGTGAGCAGTTCCAGAACCTGGAGCCCATCAATCGCCTGAGTCCAGAGGAGGTCTTCAAGGCGCTGCGCAAGGGGCCTCGCGGCCCGTGGCGGGACTATGAGGAATTCGCTCCAGGCAAGCCGCCTCCGGAGCGCGTGGGGCCGGGACAGCTCCGGGTGACGTTCATCAACCACGCCACCGTGCTCGTCCAGGCGGACGGGCTCAACATGCTGACGGACCCCATCTATTCGGACCGTCCGAGCCCGGTGCCCTTCATCGGCCCCAGGCGCGTGCGGCCTCCGGGCATCCGTTTCGAGGACCTGCCGCCCATCGACGTGGTGGTGGTGAGTCACAACCACTACGACCACATGGACCTGCCGACGCTGCGGCGCCTGGAGGAGGCGCACCATCCGCGCTTCATCGTGGGCCTGGGCAACAAGGCGCTGCTGGACGGCGAGGGCTTCCGGCACGTGGTGGAGCTGGACTGGTGGAAGTCCACGGAGGTGGCGCCGGGCCGCACGGTGACGGCGGTGCCGGCGCAGCACCGCTCCAACCGCGGGCTCACCGACAGCGCGGCGACGCTCTGGGCGGGCTACGTCCTCGCCA contains:
- a CDS encoding isoprenylcysteine carboxyl methyltransferase family protein, with translation MVTSTHALFLGFMAALVVERLVELVLSKRNAARAFARGGVETGQRHYRFMVVFHTLFLVACVAEVFLLRRGFPGAWGWAALAGAVLAQGLRYWAIATLGDRWNSRIIVVPGLAPVTGGPYRFLRHPNYVAVVLELACVPLIHGAWWTALVFSVGNAALLYVRIRAEEAALGEVYAQAFSHRPRFIPEVPRG
- a CDS encoding acyl carrier protein, producing the protein MAERELEVMTEIHRIVTEELEWKGAVEPSQDLVRDLQLDSLGLTVLAVGLENRFRIRLSEEDAQGVRTVGDLAKLVAQRVAAPVEPRPEEALP
- a CDS encoding fatty acyl-AMP ligase, whose translation is MKGAGSRLVGPALPPPRHLTVNAALADTGRTSPLGLTFVDAAEREVSMPWADVYRRAKRTAAGLARLGVSEGDRVALLLPTSPAFMDAFFGTLLAGAVPVPLYPPVRLGRLDEYHRATSRMLHVTGSVMVLTDVRVRLLLGPSVERARPRLGCHTVDEVSRGDDVLEVPVRPDALGLIQFSSGSTVDPKPVTLTHEALLAQVAALEMAMPLGAGVPRVGVSWLPLYHDMGLIGCLLSALYYPGSLVLIPPEAFLARPALWLRALSRHRGYISPAPNFAYGLCLKRVKDAELDGVDLSSWRHALNGAEPVSVDTLRRFSVRFERWGFSARALRPVYGLSEASLAVTFPPEGRGPRALGVDAGLLAREGRVAEGSRELVSVGMPVAGFEVEVRGETGEALAERCVGRVFARGPSLMAGYFADAQATDRTLTRDGWLDTGDLGFIAEGELFLTGRAKDVVIIRGANHAPQAFEEPLQSVAGVRAGCAVALGFTPEGGEDEALLILAERSGQEADDVVEERIRAAVVETTGVRPHTVRMLVPGTLPRTSSGKLRRAEALRRYLAEELAPPKKVGAVGLAVEMARSALAMVRAESDT
- a CDS encoding NAD(P)/FAD-dependent oxidoreductase — protein: MKRYDVAVVGGGPAGLAVAITTTLRGLNTVVLERGTSPVDKACGEGLLPPGMAVLERLGVLPLLDDQGSHPFVGIRYVQEDGSTAEGKFPGKGALGVRRVALATALVSRARTVGVELRERTQVLSHQRDGNGVVLHTAEGPVEAAMLVAADGLASPLRRAEGLEVEPTGPRRFGLRRHFQVAPWTPYVEIHFAHGVEAYVTPTGVRRVGLAFLWEDGVVEGRVSFETLLACFPKLSERLSGSEPDSQPRGAGPLARVARARIADRFALVGDAAGYVDAITGEGLSLAFVCAESLGNLLPEALVHGATREALMPYEQCFQRVFRKYSRSTGALLMLARRPWLRRPVVRLLGKTPWLFERILHAVVT
- a CDS encoding MBL fold metallo-hydrolase, with the protein product MTKLLSLVLLLSAPWLGGCLFAGPRHQGPVTEHFDGEQFQNLEPINRLSPEEVFKALRKGPRGPWRDYEEFAPGKPPPERVGPGQLRVTFINHATVLVQADGLNMLTDPIYSDRPSPVPFIGPRRVRPPGIRFEDLPPIDVVVVSHNHYDHMDLPTLRRLEEAHHPRFIVGLGNKALLDGEGFRHVVELDWWKSTEVAPGRTVTAVPAQHRSNRGLTDSAATLWAGYVLATSGGPVFFAGDTGFGPHFAMMAERFGPMRLSVLPIGAYRPTAFRPVHMGPVEALQAHKVLRSATSVAMHYGTFALALDGQDEAKYHLLWLLAREPVRPRFWALGFGEGRDVPALD